Sequence from the Scomber scombrus chromosome 1, fScoSco1.1, whole genome shotgun sequence genome:
ACATGTACACAGTTGTTGAACTCTCATCTCATTTGCTGAGTTTGCTTCCCATTTTATAGGTGGGGCTTAGAGCAGAACAAGTTTCGCTATTTGGTGTGCAATGAGGAAGACGCAATTTGGAATTCATGCAGTCTCTGTCCAAAaaacagatggagggaagaaagcTCTCTGCTGTGAAGACTCTAACGTGagtgacacatttatttatctgtttattatATGCCGTTGTTTAATCtaatgtgtttgtacatgttttaaaatggtcagtgtgtgtgaatcaACAACACAACATCTATGTTGTTGAATGTTGAGTAACAAAATAGGATTGAAATTACTGGTGGGTGCCAGCAGCATGATGTCATGTCGGTGTTTCTTGTGACAGGATGTGATACTGGCAGCAGTGTTACATTGTATGCCTCTGAGTATGGAAGCTGGCAGTCAGAAAGCATGTTTAACCGGGACCTTGTGTTGAAACAACGGGCAGAGATACTGCATGCACTGTGTAGCAGCGGATCTACTGAACATCTGGAAAGGGTACTGGACAAACTCCTGTCCCAAGGGGAGCTCATATGGGAGGAGTACCAGAACATACAAGTACAGGGTAGGGCACTGTATACCAATGTCAGACAGTTGCTCGACCTGGTGTACACAAAGGGTGAGGACACCTGTGAGTTCTTCCTTGCTGCTGTTAAACAGGTCCTGCCTGAGGCACAGGGAGCTGGCATCACCTTTTCGGGGTGCTGTTCAAATCTAGAAAAAACTGGAGAATCTCAAAGCACATCAAGTCAGACTCTTCTGACACAAAGAGCAAGCCTGGTCACTAAGCTACAAGCCTGCATTGATGGCGCTCTAGAAGCTTTGGTGGAATCAGGACACTTCACCTCATCAGACTGTGATGATGTGCTGTTACCTATACATACCCCCTCACAGCAGGTACTGTAAATAACCCACATTTTATACAACATGATTAAACTGTGGCTTGACATTACTGTTCTTTAGCTATTAGATTGTTtttggaattaaaaaaaacattgctatGGTTTTGTCATTCCTGACAATGTGGCATGTTATACAGGAACTAAAGCTGTTCCTGGTTTCATATTACTCACTCTACCCACAGTGTTTTTGGTAGATTGACAGTTTGATTTTAAGTGTTTTgcttaaaatagtttttatattataatgaaataaGCTACATTTTACCAGTGTTAATTATAAAGCAATAAGTCAACTGAAAATGCACTTGTCTATTTTCTCGGTAATGAAAAGATTAATACTTTACATTTGAGAGTACTATCTTCTCATCTACTTctagaaaagaaagcaaataaatgtattttccaaaatgtcaaactatttctttaatatTGGATCTGTTACCATTCATATGCCAAACAGGCGAGACGTTTGCTTGACCATGTCAGATCAAAAGGTGAGTCAGCAGCAAAATGTGTACTACACTACATTCAGGAATCAGAGTCCTCACTGAACCAAGAGAAATGGACCCTTTCCAAAGGTTTGTCATTATCATAATTGTGTTGACAACTAATGTACTATGTAATTTTATAGACAGCAGTAGGTAACATAAGATTGCACATGCTGAACCTATGAGAGGCttgaacattttctcatttccttgaaaaatatggaaatgtgTGGTTGCTCCAAAAATGGAACATGGTTGAAAAATTACTTGTTACACAATGGTTGTATGATTTTCATTTACTGTAATGTATCTCACATATTCACTTTCTGTCACAGAGTTCTCAAAATATCAAAAGAAGCTCAGCAGTTCTGTGTCTGCCCAGTCCTGCTTTCTCAGCAGCTATGGACGGACCAGCCACATGCCTCTGGATGAGATCTACACTGAAGCCCAACTGGAACTAGCTAATGACTTTGCTGATCTCAGTGGAGCTTTAGACCTGGACGACATAGTTGGTGCGGCGGGTACAGTAAATGATGAGGCAGACACGGTGCTAGTATCTGGTGAGGCAGGCAGTGGGAAGAGCACCCTACTGCAGAGGCTGCACTTGCTTTGGGCTCGGGGGGTTTCCCTCAAAGGATTTCTCCTACTGTTTCCATTCAGCTGTCGCAGGTTGAACTCAGAGCAGAGGGAATTGTCTGTCCAAGAACTGTTGTTTCAGCACTGCTGTTGGCCTGACAAGGAACAGGAAGAGATTTTCCAGTTCATCCTAGACCACCCACATCTCATCCTCTTCAGTTTCGATGGCCTGGATGAACTCAAGCAGGGCTTTTCAGATGAACACATGGTCTGCTGCCCCACTCAGCGTGCACCTGTTAATATACTGTTGTTCAATTTACTTCAAGGTTTCTTAATGAAGGGTGTGAGAAAAGTGGTGACAAGTCGCCCAGAGGCAGTAGGCCCTATGCTGAAGAAGCACCTTCGCAAAGAGGTCCTCCTGAAAGGCTTTTCCCCTAGTGGCATTGACTGTTTTGTTAAGAAGCATCACAGAGACCCCACAGTGGCTGCGAAGGTTTTGGAGTCCCTACAGATGAATACAGCTTTGCTTGGACTTTGTCATAGTCCAGTCCTCTGCTGGATTGTCTCACAGTGCCATAAGGAGCTGCTGGGCTGTGGAGAGGGCAGCCCACAAACCATAACAGATGTTTACTTAATGATCTTACAGCACTTCCTCCAACACCAAAGCCCCCTGAAGAGCACCATGGGGTTAGGTTGGCTACAGGAGCACATAAAAGTGGTCTTGCATCTAGGGCAGCTTGCTTTTGAGGGGTTAGGAACATCCTGTTACATCTTTACAGACACAGACCTGGAGACTTGTTATGTAACTGAAAAGGATATTTGCATGGGCTTTCTCATCCTGAGCAAAGATATGTCCTCCACCCACAGCAAACGATATGAATTCCTTCATGTGACTATGCAGTGTTTCTTTGCTGCTCTGTTCATTGTTTTGTCAAACAACACTGACCGCTCCACCATCCATAAGCTCTTTGAGCCGCAGAACATGAAGGGGACACGCCTGAGTAGCAACTGCTTCATGGGCTGCATACCCTCCAGTGACCAACAAGAGCAGGGTTTGGAGGGGGAGTCTGTGATAGCAGAAACATCAAATCTGCAAATCACAGCCACGTTTGTGTCTGGGCTACTGTCCCAGCGGCATCGAAGTCTATGGTTCCACTGCTGTCCCAGTGCTGGGATGGAGAAGAAGGTCAGACAGGTGGTCAAATGTCTCTCCAAAGGCATGCATAAACACTTCAAGTCTATCCCTCAACCTGTACAGGGGGAGAAGAAGAGCATGCACGCAATGCCAGGCTTTGTTTGGCTTATCAAATGCATCTATGAGATGCAGGAGTGCAAGATTGCTAAAGATGCTATGAGTAAGCTGGAGGTGGACCACCTGAAATTGACCTACTGTAACATTGGCCCTGTGGAGTGCACTGCACTAGCTTATGTACTCCAGTATTTAAGGAACCCTGTTGGCCTTCAGCTGGACTACAATTCTGTAGGCGACGTGGGTGTGGAGCAGCTTCTTCCTTGCATGCATATTTGTAATTCCCTGTAGtgagtatgaaaatatttaaattctttctctgtttatttgtattcattatcAGTGAACAAAATTTCCCCAATAgcatttactgtaatgcagaAAATCCATGAAATGCTCaagtttcctgtttttttgggggattttcaTCAGCCTCAGAAATAATAACATCACGGATGAGGGGATTCGCAAACTGATTGCTAAGGGTATCCAGTGTGACAACTTCCAGAAAATTGCGTATGTCTTGTCAAGATGATTGATATTATACTACTGTGAAGTTGCAAATGACACTTAGCCAATTAGCATGCATGatcattttgtttctctttagGCTTTTCAACAATAAACTAACTGATGCTTGCACACAgcacttttctcttcttctgaaGACCAAGCAGAATTTTCTTTCTCTGAGGTCAGCAGATAATTTCAGCACTCGTCAGATGTGCCACTAATATAGAACTTTATTAATACAGCACCAAGATTATGTAGTTTAAAGGGAATTGCAAATGGCCTTCTCTATTTTCATTCAGGCTAGGCAACAACAATATAACTGCAGAAGGAGCAAAGCAGCTGGCAGAAGGACTGAAATTCAACCATTCACTGCAGTACTTAGGGTAAGGTAAAAGTCTTTCTGCGAAATTCCCTGTAATTCATTGATTGTGCATTCTCATTTACTTATCCTTCTTACTATTTCTAGGCTTTGGGGCAATAAGATAAGTGATACAGGAGCTGAGGCCCTTGCCAGTGCCCTAGAGGGAAGCAAAACTCTTGTGTGGCTTAGGTAATATTTGCTTAAAATATTGGTGCATGATAGGTAGACTGAGGCATTGAGGAAAATACATTAAAGATACAAAATGCcagaaataaatctaaaaatattTGACCACTATCAGGTCCTTTCCAAATGTATATTTCTGCCCCAGCTATACATTTTCCTGCAGATGTAAAACACTGTACTTGACAATGTATGTGAAACTAACTGTAATGTTATGTCATGGCAGCTTGGTTGGCAATGGTGTAGGGAGTGCAGGAGCTTATGCCCTCGCCAAAGTGATCGAGAGCAGTGCATCACTGGAAGAGCTTTGGTAAGTCTTGGAGCAGACATTCACAACAGGTTATACTTGTTTTAATGATGCACATGGCATTTGCTTAAGTggctgttttgacatttgagtaCTTATAGTAGTGCTTACATTGCTCCATCTTCTCTCCACCCTCATATTTCCGGTAAAAGGTTGACAGAAAACTGCATAACCAAGGCAGGAGTAGAATGTCTGATTCAAGCCCTGGAACGCAATACTCATGTAAAGTCAGTATGGTAGGTGACTTACAATGAGACATACACTCAAAAATACAATGGTTCTCACTGTTTCTTATGTGGTTTTATAGTAAATACATGTGCTTTAGGgttgtttatgttgtgtgtatgtttagaCTTTGGGCAATGCTGCTAGTATTAATTTCAAGATAAACTTTTGCTGTGAACGCTAAATCCTATTTCGGCTTAACTACAATGTTATGTTGGCATCAGACTTTCTTAACTTGCTGTGCATTGTCATTGATTGATGTGGTGTTTTCCTGTTACACTGCAGGTTGAGAAACAATGATCTCAGTttggaagaggtggaggagatgaCACGATGTGAATCAAGACTGATCTTCTGATTTGTGTATTCAAGCTGAGGACTGcctaatgtttttatttattatagtttattaaagtttatttcagtttgctgcttagaggaaaagaaaaaatgtttatacatataatatacaaaataattCCACCTATATATGTCTTGCATTTCTTTTCAAGGTGTACGTAGTGCATCATGCATCACCATAACCACCACAATCACTACAACgactactactattacttttTTACTAATAATATTACATCTGTACACATTATtgtctaaaaataaacattttgtctCTACTGACTGGCCTGTAGTCTGTGGTGTACATTCCAGGGGGAAACATTGTATTTTCATtgcactgctgctgtttgactTTGGATATTATTGAGATTCACAGTTTCATCCAAAACACAAGATAATGGAAATGTATGCATTGGGATATATTAAACCTTCCAATACTATAAAGCTGGTAAATAgcactgtaaactgtaaactgtaaaccaACTGAAAGAAAATGGTCTGCTTACAGTGTATATAAATGCCTCATTACAATAATTCAATAAAATCAACATGATTTATATTGTAGAATTACAGTATAACACTCTGAAGGGGGCCTTTTGGCAaattttatttgatattgttAAGCACATTTTTCTGATCATagtccttttttagttttttatgtgtaaaCATTTGAATGCTATTTAAGTGTAAGGCAGCAGCATCTGCCCTGGAAGCTACAATTCAACCAAACTACGCCATTCATGGGGGAAAACCCCACAGAGTGGGACTTTGTAATAGAAATAACGGTAAGCCAATCAGCGCTGGAGAGAAAAGCGCTCGACCAATGCCTGGCCAGGAGTTTCATGACGTTTTACATTCAGTTTAGTCAGGTCGGTCTcctgtaaataatatatttcataGCTGTAGCGTTACACTGTATGATTTTACGTATTTCCCGTGGAGAACAGGTTCACCTAAATGCTGTTAGCATACTGTAGAGGGTGGCAGTCCTCTGCCGGCCTGCTTTGCAGTTCATTAGCTGGCGAGGCTAACTTTAGCGTGATACTTGGATGTTTAGGACGCTAGCATTAGCTAGCAATTGAGCTAATCAGAGGTTATCACGGGAGGAATCGCTCTTGTTTTCAGAGGCCTGTATCTAATTAAGATGgacatttgaaatgacagtCACCTCTGACATCTAATTGAACTAGCGCGTATCAAAGGTAAGGTATTAATGTCGTTGGCGTTAAACGTAAAAGACTTATTGGTGCACGTTAACGTTAGCTACTTCCCTCTCTTAAAGGGCCTTTGACTGACAGTTTTTTTCTGGATGATGACACACTGCATGTTCATAAAACCAGTCATGATAATACTGTTTAGACACGCTGGCTTGAATAATCAAAACTGTATCAACGCTGTGGTTGTCACCTGAAAACAACACCTACTGTTCGCTAATCAGGTCAGCGACTAGCCCATGTCAGGTGGAAATTACTTTCATTTCTCTCCCTGTGTTATCTGGACGTTAATATGTTATTACACCGACGTTGACGTGCCATCATTCATTGACAAAACTACAGTATGATAATAAATCTAATAACTTAAAAACAACCTTTCACGGTCACGCTAAACTAATTACGGATGTAGTGTGAGTTTTTGACTGTGTCGGGTGGCTGATCATCATATCCGAGGTGTCATCAGGGGAAGTCCACTTGTCTGGTATGCGAGTCTTACCCCTGCGTGCCAGAATAAGTCAACTGTCTGCTCATCGCCTATTTTTAGAATATTCAAATCAGGAGATATGAGTAATTTCACACGAAGTCCTTTAAAAACAGGGGCATTGTACAGTGATGACTGGACTGTAGAGGGGAGAATACACAGCGGAGACCCTCAGGAGTGATTACATTTCATATGAAGAATAATTTAAGCCTTTGTCTGCTTTTATGCAAATGAACCAAACAGTTTGCCGGGTAGCTGGTTTCAGCCTGTGCTTAGTGATGAGATGTGCACTGTTACTATCTGAAGTACTGTTTGTGCAGTGAATTGTGcattcctcctccttcatttaggtctttgtcagtgttgtatttgtgtttaatttgttgtGGGATGGAAACACTGTATTCACAACTATAGAAAagcttcaaatgtaaaaaaacaaaacacaaacagtgatATAACGGTATGCAGTATGTGCAACTGGGTATATTCGTGATTGTTTGGTGTAGGTTTGCATCCCACCTGGGTTAAAAATTACACTGGAAAGTCTTGAGAATTAACTGTGTCGTTATTCATAATACGTTTTTGAAGAATATTGCATTGTCATTTATTAAGCATTCTCACTTGTGTCTTTTCAGTTGTACATGTTTTGACATGAGCTGGcttgaatatatttattttttaaagatcaaaTGTTATTCTTTATTACAGACCACAGGTCAAGCTTGCCTTGACATTGGACCTCCTGCCTAGCATGCAGCCATGAGCTCTGCCCTGTGGAGCCAGGAGAAGCCCGGTGGGGGCTTCAGGGAGGACTGGCGCTTCTACATGGTGGTGAAGGAGTGTACGGTGGAGAAGCCTCCCCAGAAGACCCTGAGGATCCCCCGAGGAAGCCTCGGCCAGGCTTGCCAGGAACGCAACAGCTTGGGGCGCACACTCCCCCCTTGCAAGGGCAAGAAAAGTCTCCGCATTCTGGACCAGACCAATGTGGTGCTGAGCCTGGACGAGCGGGACGTCCTGGAGCTGGACGAGAAACTGGCTGAGCTGCTGTTTCCCATTACCAACTGTGAGGAGAGATATGCCCTGCTCTGTAACAAGTCTCGGCTAGAGCGCGTCCGTGATATTGACTGTGGTTCTAAGGTGCGCGTCCAGCTGCGCTCAGGAGATGACTCTCTGCCTGGTGTGGTCCGCTTTAAGGGCTCGCTGCTCCCTGACAGAGCCCTCTCTGGAATCTGGTTTGGAGTTGAGCTGCTGGTGAgaattcttgtgttttttttctctatttattgGGAGGTAAGTGGGTAGATGCTTATTTTGTGTTTGCGCTGCATTCATTGAGCTCCATTACaatagatatacagtataaactTAAACTGTATATTAGGAAATGTACTCttgatgtttacatttgtttcaGGATTTTCTTACAATAAAATAGACCAGTGGTTCCAGTGCTTTCTTGGGCCAGTGCCCTCTTATCCATTATACAGGTGCCTTAAGTGAAAACCATGAAGCTTTGCCCAATAACTGTGAGTGATGTGCATGTGCTTCCCAAGAAATATGACCCCAACCTACCAGATGGTGGCACTGTAATTAATGCCCCAAAATTGAATTTTTGGAAAGGCTACGCTCCTCACACTGAAATTTGACACACAAGTCCATCTCAATGTGCTCTACAAAAAAGGGTCATGGGCCATAAAAGTCTGCTGTGATAAGTTGCACGTTTAGCTGAGCAGCATCAGCGAGTGCTCCATGTGTCTACACAGGACAGCATGGGTCACCTGTATATTTGGAAGCACTCAAAGCACAGCATACAAATTTGACTGTAGCTGTAtgtaaaatggaagaaaatgtgaaaaaacataagaaaaccTTGAAGTAGGGATGTCACGATATACCAACATTGATGATAAATCtgatattttcaaaatgaaatattgatatccaaccaaacaaaagcaaatgtgaaaccaaaagtaaaattacaaaaaaaacccacccaaAACATAGCTGCTACTGTATACACATTAATGACCTGAGTCTGATGATTGCAGCCTAGCTTTCAAAAAATGCCTTATTATCAGTTAAAACACAGATAGCATATGTATTTGTTATCCAAAACATCAGAAGAAGCCAGAACAGGTTCTTGAGACTATCCTGAAATCAGGCGATTTTGCTTTGACCCAAATAACGTTTTCTGCATTACACCCTAATTCCTAACAGTGCTTCACTTACCCCggcaaatatataaaatgttcctCACAAAAACTTCTTGCTTGAATTGTATATTTAGAGCAAAAGTACAAACATTGCAGTGTACGCTCATCCTTTATTAGTGAAAGTTCTCATGGCAGTAGCAACTCAATGAAGTGTTTGTACTGCCAGAGTCAGAGAGGAACGTGTGATTTTGTGAGGAACGTTGATTTTCTAGCGTGAGTGTCAACTTTAGTACCTACATATCTAacagaaggggaaaaaatgcaatgAGTAACACCAGATTTATTCATCCAGATCCTGTCTACACACAAGTGTCTTGCTGCTGTCGTGTGTGCCTCATCAGCTTGTGCTTGTACAGTGTTTGAAAGTTGTAAACACAATGCATCACACatttggaaaaaacaaaatggaCCTTGAAACAAATCAAAGTTTTTGATGACTTTTGTAAAGGTATTCTGGTGACTATTTGAAGCTATTTGTATAGAGCACCAAGCAGCGCTGCTGAAAAGCCCAATGTTCACATTGGTATTGAATTTGTACTGACAGGGTCACATCTTTGCATCTTCTGCATTGTATATGGATTAAAATTAGAGTCATTAGTATTTTAGCTGTGTATCACCATATCTGACggtgtgaaaatgttttgtgtgaatacatttaaatttttgtgtaaaaaatatcTGAACAAATAGATTTACTTCTTGAATCTGTAAGGAGATCTGTTGCTGTGcatgacattttgtgaaaaaaggaaaaagatttGCGCATTAATATCTGATGTGTTAGTGGATAAAGAAGGTGGATGCACAAAGGTCTTTAATTACAAGAAAAGGTTTGTGGGTGAAAAAAGTTCCCACATAATTCAATTGTATGTGTGAATCCCAAGTTTACAGCTACGAATCAAATCTAATGGcacttttccattatacagttcgactctactcggtttggtaccagttatgtcgttttccattacttcaaATTACCTCCTCAACATGGGCGAGGTCGTCTGCCACCACACATAGGAACGTCTGCACGTCGTCGAAGGACCACAATGTAGTCTTGTGCATAGGAGCCATGTTAAGTTGTGTGAAACTGGCTGTAActaatggcacttttccacgatacagttctagcactactcggctcaactgggctcgactcgactcggtttggtaccaggaacaaccttttccattactatagtacctacttaacgtgggcggggtcgtcatagcacggctgcgcgAAACTgatgtgacttcgttttatacacgacaca
This genomic interval carries:
- the nod2 gene encoding nucleotide-binding oligomerization domain-containing protein 2 isoform X1; translation: MFNRDLVLKQRAEILHALCSSGSTEHLERVLDKLLSQGELIWEEYQNIQVQGRALYTNVRQLLDLVYTKGEDTCEFFLAAVKQVLPEAQGAGITFSGCCSNLEKTGESQSTSSQTLLTQRASLVTKLQACIDGALEALVESGHFTSSDCDDVLLPIHTPSQQARRLLDHVRSKGESAAKCVLHYIQESESSLNQEKWTLSKEFSKYQKKLSSSVSAQSCFLSSYGRTSHMPLDEIYTEAQLELANDFADLSGALDLDDIVGAAGTVNDEADTVLVSGEAGSGKSTLLQRLHLLWARGVSLKGFLLLFPFSCRRLNSEQRELSVQELLFQHCCWPDKEQEEIFQFILDHPHLILFSFDGLDELKQGFSDEHMVCCPTQRAPVNILLFNLLQGFLMKGVRKVVTSRPEAVGPMLKKHLRKEVLLKGFSPSGIDCFVKKHHRDPTVAAKVLESLQMNTALLGLCHSPVLCWIVSQCHKELLGCGEGSPQTITDVYLMILQHFLQHQSPLKSTMGLGWLQEHIKVVLHLGQLAFEGLGTSCYIFTDTDLETCYVTEKDICMGFLILSKDMSSTHSKRYEFLHVTMQCFFAALFIVLSNNTDRSTIHKLFEPQNMKGTRLSSNCFMGCIPSSDQQEQGLEGESVIAETSNLQITATFVSGLLSQRHRSLWFHCCPSAGMEKKVRQVVKCLSKGMHKHFKSIPQPVQGEKKSMHAMPGFVWLIKCIYEMQECKIAKDAMSKLEVDHLKLTYCNIGPVECTALAYVLQYLRNPVGLQLDYNSVGDVGVEQLLPCMHICNSLYLRNNNITDEGIRKLIAKGIQCDNFQKIALFNNKLTDACTQHFSLLLKTKQNFLSLRLGNNNITAEGAKQLAEGLKFNHSLQYLGLWGNKISDTGAEALASALEGSKTLVWLSLVGNGVGSAGAYALAKVIESSASLEELWLTENCITKAGVECLIQALERNTHVKSVWLRNNDLSLEEVEEMTRCESRLIF
- the nod2 gene encoding nucleotide-binding oligomerization domain-containing protein 2 isoform X2 codes for the protein MFNRDLVLKQRAEILHALCSSGSTEHLERVLDKLLSQGELIWEEYQNIQVQGRALYTNVRQLLDLVYTKGEDTCEFFLAAVKQVLPEAQGAGITFSGCCSNLEKTGESQSTSSQTLLTQRASLVTKLQACIDGALEALVESGHFTSSDCDDVLLPIHTPSQQARRLLDHVRSKGESAAKCVLHYIQESESSLNQEKWTLSKEFSKYQKKLSSSVSAQSCFLSSYGRTSHMPLDEIYTEAQLELANDFADLSGALDLDDIVGAAGTVNDEADTVLVSGEAGSGKSTLLQRLHLLWARGVSLKGFLLLFPFSCRRLNSEQRELSVQELLFQHCCWPDKEQEEIFQFILDHPHLILFSFDGLDELKQGFSDEHMVCCPTQRAPVNILLFNLLQGFLMKGVRKVVTSRPEAVGPMLKKHLRKEVLLKGFSPSGIDCFVKKHHRDPTVAAKVLESLQMNTALLGLCHSPVLCWIVSQCHKELLGCGEGSPQTITDVYLMILQHFLQHQSPLKSTMGLGWLQEHIKVVLHLGQLAFEGLGTSCYIFTDTDLETCYVTEKDICMGFLILSKDMSSTHSKRYEFLHVTMQCFFAALFIVLSNNTDRSTIHKLFEPQNMKGTRLSSNCFMGCIPSSDQQEQGLEGESVIAETSNLQITATFVSGLLSQRHRSLWFHCCPSAGMEKKVRQVVKCLSKGMHKHFKSIPQPVQGEKKSMHAMPGFVWLIKCIYEMQECKIAKDAMSKLEVDHLKLTYCNIGPVECTALAYVLQYLRNPVGLQLDYNSVGDVGVEQLLPCMHICNSLYLRNNNITDEGIRKLIAKGIQCDNFQKIALGNNNITAEGAKQLAEGLKFNHSLQYLGLWGNKISDTGAEALASALEGSKTLVWLSLVGNGVGSAGAYALAKVIESSASLEELWLTENCITKAGVECLIQALERNTHVKSVWLRNNDLSLEEVEEMTRCESRLIF